The Myxococcaceae bacterium JPH2 genome has a window encoding:
- a CDS encoding ferritin-like domain-containing protein yields MAEKSEVARLRSLAQLDADAVGAYDAAISRIAEQLVRERLNDFRIDHARHVQDLNTVIIQFGGEPLSLRPDLKGTAMKGLTAMTSMMGTEAALVAMLGNEEYSNRAYELALRFDWSPAVRGLIEKHREDERRHVLWIRDAVRTRPWERERAATSEGEEASA; encoded by the coding sequence ATGGCCGAAAAGTCAGAAGTGGCCCGACTGCGCAGCCTGGCCCAGCTCGACGCGGATGCAGTGGGTGCCTATGACGCCGCCATCTCCCGCATCGCCGAGCAGCTGGTCCGTGAGCGTCTCAACGACTTCCGCATCGACCACGCTCGGCACGTGCAGGACTTGAACACCGTCATCATCCAGTTCGGCGGTGAACCCCTGTCGCTCCGGCCGGACCTCAAGGGCACGGCCATGAAGGGCCTCACCGCGATGACGAGCATGATGGGCACCGAGGCCGCGCTGGTGGCCATGCTCGGCAACGAGGAATATTCCAACCGCGCCTATGAACTCGCGCTGCGCTTCGATTGGAGCCCGGCGGTCCGGGGCCTCATCGAGAAGCACCGCGAGGACGAGCGGCGCCACGTGCTGTGGATTCGCGACGCGGTGCGCACCCGTCCGTGGGAGCGCGAGCGGGCCGCGACATCAGAGGGCGAAGAGGCAAGCGCCTGA
- a CDS encoding EamA family transporter codes for MSASATEGPVKSASPMKIAVAYCICFLLWGSTWAVVKVGLQDLPPLHFVGTRMLVAGLALLPFARAGAAALDVRTGWRIVGLGLLQLTIPFGFLFTAQQWIPSSWSALLFSTFPVWLLLMGRVLMPDQPLTARKLVAAGLGLAGVVVLQHTQLGSLSMSGTALLGGLFTLVAAAVVAVANVLVRQHMSHVPPHVLTFGQTLSSGVLLLGAAALFEQGQPSHWTPRAIGALLYLALGGTVLTYQCLYWLLPRISLTALGAMALLDTLVAVVLGVVVLDEPLTSSLLVGGALILTSAALANRAAPESHAAPAETAAPERAEASGT; via the coding sequence ATGTCTGCTTCCGCCACCGAGGGGCCCGTGAAGTCCGCGAGCCCGATGAAGATCGCCGTCGCCTACTGCATCTGTTTCCTCCTGTGGGGCTCGACCTGGGCCGTGGTGAAGGTGGGGTTGCAGGACCTGCCGCCCCTGCACTTCGTGGGCACGCGCATGCTGGTGGCGGGGCTGGCGCTGTTGCCCTTCGCCCGAGCGGGCGCCGCGGCGCTCGATGTCCGCACGGGCTGGCGCATCGTGGGCTTGGGGCTGTTGCAGCTCACGATTCCCTTCGGGTTCCTCTTCACCGCGCAGCAGTGGATTCCCTCCAGTTGGTCCGCGCTGCTCTTCTCCACGTTCCCCGTGTGGCTGCTGCTCATGGGTCGCGTGCTCATGCCGGACCAGCCGCTGACCGCGCGCAAGCTGGTGGCGGCGGGGCTGGGGCTCGCGGGCGTGGTGGTGCTCCAGCACACGCAGCTCGGCTCGCTGAGCATGTCGGGCACGGCGCTGTTGGGCGGCCTCTTCACCCTGGTGGCCGCGGCGGTCGTCGCGGTGGCCAACGTGTTGGTGCGGCAGCACATGAGCCACGTGCCTCCGCACGTGCTCACCTTTGGACAAACGCTCAGCAGCGGCGTGCTGCTCCTGGGCGCCGCCGCGCTCTTCGAGCAGGGACAGCCCTCGCACTGGACGCCTCGCGCCATTGGCGCGCTGCTCTATCTGGCGCTGGGCGGAACGGTGCTGACGTATCAGTGCCTGTATTGGCTGCTGCCGCGCATCTCGCTCACCGCGCTGGGCGCCATGGCGCTGCTGGACACGCTGGTGGCCGTGGTGCTGGGCGTGGTGGTGCTCGATGAGCCGCTCACGTCCTCGCTGCTGGTGGGCGGCGCGCTCATCCTCACGAGCGCGGCGCTGGCCAATCGCGCGGCGCCCGAGAGTCACGCGGCTCCGGCGGAGACAGCCGCACCGGAGCGAGCGGAAGCCTCGGGGACCTAG
- a CDS encoding VCBS repeat-containing protein, whose protein sequence is MKRITRAAPLLALLSVGCRDGLEPAAEVPYASPCDGLAPLKLTAEPANVRVGGVVVLSASGGSGHYRFVAMPGGSSGEVRGDRFVAGSTPGNDVLVAQDAVCSGDVSAAVKVVASFNVAPARAAVRPTTSFKVEVSGLVGSPTYLLVKSGSGATLTADGVYTAGAGTGLDLISVRDAKTGDEVLLQYDVRPDAKLVGDPGFLALPAGGSVPLATRGGSDSITWSKVSGPGVIADGRLSVEASASGVTVLKAEDRFTKDVANLSVRVLTELIRPTQPHGRLSDAATLLTADFDGDGTLDLAVGQRESDLSRPTGGAVFIFKGSASGLPAKPTWVLMGDSDTAQFGDMLAAGDLDGDGRAELAVSSPGADVTVGDSGAVYVYTFKSGEPLPMRAPLTGLGRGGFGTGLAIADVDGDGDLDLLVGSPVGDLAATTAINKRGVVDFFVLERGKPIPDLPSVRLGGTDLTQAGGLVARSNTDLGRAVVMADFNNDGRPDVAALGKTSRYNADGSVGGQQISVSVFFARASGSRFNATPDVYVLPSNLAEGIANEGTWRLGAIPGEGSRPPLLMVLADRADSPDLRTSGGVQSGADAGGAFLFDLTGQTPTGEAAATPVQLTRDAAYARIYGDVKSINAGRSWAVMDVDGVAGPELLLGAPYGTAMVGSTTLGSAGRVLAYPLATLAKGSTLNKPIASLGGAAKAEVLGAGLAVLGTSAAPALVGFAGRASSDQGAFTGRVDVFQRAGASLAEWTRTGIPVPAKASVERYGEAVAVARFGADRVVAAVGAPGFSGPGVNGDGADLSVGRAYAFNMATPTTPAVAGEGAGAPLTRGRSVGTDVTFTDFNGDGIKDLVMSAPAFVAPGMNSTAAERDAYAQVRAECVAASTQSVGGVLVSLGQADGTFKPAYRLWAPTLIAGCTPDTDAKCKRASIGRGVVGGFDFNGDGKEDLGVLRDKGFDLYLGRAPDDATLAKLSMGCDPVYTWPTSVQQTSAPAALGDLDGDTCAEVSWRYSDGSRSGVVILFGYDAGGARCGGRTQPAMVRVAGDGEVNLNMLGLGVATTRVGRFLGGTRDFLAISAASIPVGGVTQPAVLLFDVAPLASLRPAPGTEVLVSAMDDRLSPTPLVHRTRAVGFGASLAGGKDLTGDGVPDLIVGATGASVASDGGGAVFFYAGGPQSTGALSPFLTVVGDTAERGMLGQSLALAPVSGTQPTVVVMGASRSYRTGTQNGTAFVLPLPFEF, encoded by the coding sequence ATGAAGCGAATCACCCGCGCGGCCCCCCTCCTCGCCCTGTTGTCCGTGGGCTGTCGAGACGGGCTCGAACCGGCGGCGGAAGTCCCCTACGCCAGCCCTTGTGATGGCCTGGCCCCGCTGAAGCTCACCGCCGAGCCCGCGAACGTGCGCGTGGGCGGCGTGGTGGTGCTGTCCGCGTCGGGCGGCAGCGGCCACTACCGCTTCGTGGCGATGCCGGGTGGCTCGTCCGGCGAGGTGCGCGGAGACCGGTTCGTCGCGGGCTCCACGCCGGGCAATGACGTGCTCGTCGCCCAGGACGCCGTGTGCTCGGGAGACGTGAGCGCGGCGGTGAAGGTGGTGGCGTCGTTCAACGTCGCGCCCGCGCGCGCGGCGGTGCGCCCGACCACGTCCTTCAAGGTCGAGGTGTCGGGCCTGGTGGGCTCGCCCACGTACTTGCTGGTGAAGTCGGGCTCGGGCGCCACGCTCACGGCGGACGGCGTCTACACGGCGGGCGCTGGCACGGGGCTCGACCTCATCTCCGTGCGGGATGCGAAGACGGGCGACGAGGTCCTGCTCCAGTACGACGTGCGTCCGGACGCGAAGCTCGTGGGGGATCCGGGCTTCCTGGCCCTGCCCGCGGGCGGCTCGGTGCCGCTGGCCACGCGCGGTGGCAGTGACTCCATCACCTGGTCGAAGGTGTCCGGTCCCGGCGTCATCGCGGATGGGCGACTGAGCGTGGAGGCGAGCGCCTCGGGCGTGACGGTGTTGAAGGCGGAGGACCGGTTCACCAAGGACGTGGCGAACCTGTCCGTGCGCGTGCTCACCGAGCTGATCCGTCCCACGCAGCCGCATGGTCGTCTGTCGGACGCGGCCACGCTGCTCACCGCGGACTTCGACGGCGATGGCACGTTGGATCTCGCGGTGGGCCAGCGCGAGAGCGACCTGTCGCGTCCCACGGGTGGCGCGGTCTTCATCTTCAAGGGGAGCGCGTCGGGGTTGCCGGCGAAGCCCACGTGGGTGCTGATGGGCGACTCGGACACGGCGCAGTTCGGCGACATGCTCGCGGCCGGCGACCTGGACGGCGACGGACGCGCGGAGCTGGCGGTGTCCTCGCCCGGCGCGGACGTGACGGTGGGCGACTCGGGCGCGGTGTACGTCTACACCTTCAAGTCAGGAGAGCCGCTGCCGATGCGCGCCCCGCTCACGGGGCTGGGGCGCGGTGGGTTCGGAACGGGTCTGGCCATCGCGGACGTGGATGGCGATGGCGACCTGGACCTGCTCGTGGGTTCGCCGGTGGGTGACCTCGCGGCCACGACGGCCATCAACAAGCGCGGCGTGGTGGACTTCTTCGTGCTGGAGCGCGGCAAGCCCATCCCGGACCTGCCGTCGGTGCGGCTCGGTGGCACGGACCTGACGCAGGCGGGAGGCCTGGTGGCCCGCAGCAACACGGACCTGGGCCGCGCGGTGGTGATGGCGGACTTCAACAACGACGGGCGGCCGGACGTCGCCGCGCTCGGGAAGACCTCTCGGTACAACGCGGATGGCAGCGTGGGCGGACAGCAGATCTCCGTCTCCGTCTTCTTCGCGCGGGCCTCGGGTTCGCGCTTCAACGCCACGCCGGACGTGTACGTGCTGCCCTCGAATCTCGCGGAGGGCATCGCCAACGAGGGCACGTGGCGGCTGGGCGCCATCCCGGGCGAGGGCTCGCGGCCTCCGCTCCTGATGGTGCTGGCGGATCGCGCGGACTCGCCCGACCTGCGCACGTCCGGAGGCGTTCAGTCCGGCGCCGACGCGGGTGGCGCGTTCCTGTTCGACCTGACCGGCCAGACGCCCACGGGTGAGGCCGCGGCCACGCCGGTGCAGCTCACGCGCGACGCTGCCTATGCGCGCATCTACGGCGACGTGAAGTCCATCAACGCGGGCCGAAGCTGGGCGGTGATGGACGTGGATGGCGTGGCCGGGCCGGAGCTGTTGTTGGGCGCGCCCTACGGGACGGCGATGGTGGGCAGCACCACGCTGGGCAGCGCGGGACGCGTGCTCGCGTATCCGTTGGCCACGCTGGCCAAGGGCAGCACGCTCAACAAGCCCATCGCATCGCTGGGAGGCGCGGCGAAGGCGGAGGTGCTCGGCGCGGGGCTCGCGGTCCTTGGCACATCGGCCGCGCCCGCGCTGGTGGGCTTCGCGGGCAGGGCTTCGTCGGATCAGGGTGCCTTCACGGGCCGGGTGGATGTCTTCCAGCGCGCGGGTGCGTCGCTCGCGGAGTGGACGCGCACGGGCATCCCCGTGCCGGCGAAGGCGAGCGTGGAGCGCTACGGCGAGGCGGTCGCGGTGGCACGCTTCGGAGCCGACCGTGTCGTCGCGGCGGTGGGGGCGCCGGGCTTCTCGGGCCCGGGCGTCAACGGTGACGGCGCGGACCTGTCCGTGGGTCGGGCCTATGCGTTCAACATGGCCACGCCCACCACGCCCGCGGTGGCGGGGGAGGGCGCGGGTGCGCCGCTGACGCGCGGCCGGAGCGTGGGCACCGATGTCACGTTCACCGACTTCAACGGCGATGGCATCAAGGACCTGGTGATGAGCGCGCCGGCCTTCGTCGCGCCGGGGATGAACTCGACGGCCGCGGAGCGTGACGCCTACGCGCAGGTGCGGGCCGAGTGCGTCGCCGCGAGCACGCAGTCCGTGGGTGGCGTGCTCGTGTCGCTGGGGCAGGCGGATGGCACGTTCAAGCCGGCCTATCGGCTGTGGGCGCCCACGCTCATCGCGGGCTGCACGCCAGACACGGATGCGAAGTGCAAGCGCGCCAGCATCGGCCGCGGCGTGGTGGGCGGCTTCGACTTCAACGGGGACGGCAAGGAGGACCTGGGCGTGCTGCGCGACAAGGGCTTCGACCTGTACCTGGGCCGCGCTCCGGATGACGCCACGCTGGCGAAGCTGAGCATGGGATGTGACCCCGTCTACACGTGGCCCACGTCCGTGCAGCAGACCTCCGCGCCCGCGGCGCTGGGAGACCTGGACGGGGACACGTGTGCCGAGGTGTCGTGGCGCTACTCGGACGGCTCGCGCTCTGGCGTCGTCATCCTCTTTGGCTACGACGCGGGAGGCGCGCGCTGCGGCGGACGCACGCAGCCGGCCATGGTCCGCGTGGCGGGAGACGGCGAGGTGAACCTCAACATGCTCGGACTGGGCGTGGCCACGACGCGCGTGGGCCGCTTCCTCGGCGGTACGCGAGACTTCCTGGCCATCAGCGCCGCGAGCATCCCGGTGGGTGGAGTGACGCAGCCCGCGGTGCTGCTCTTCGACGTGGCACCGCTCGCGAGCTTGCGGCCCGCTCCGGGGACCGAGGTCCTGGTGTCCGCGATGGATGACCGGCTGTCGCCCACCCCGTTGGTGCATCGCACGCGCGCGGTGGGCTTCGGCGCCTCGCTGGCGGGAGGCAAGGACCTCACGGGAGACGGCGTGCCGGACCTCATCGTCGGAGCGACGGGAGCCTCGGTGGCCTCGGATGGCGGGGGCGCGGTCTTCTTCTACGCGGGTGGCCCTCAGTCCACGGGCGCGCTGTCGCCCTTCCTCACCGTGGTGGGAGACACGGCGGAGCGCGGCATGCTGGGCCAGTCGCTCGCGCTGGCGCCGGTGAGCGGGACTCAGCCGACGGTGGTCGTCATGGGTGCGTCGCGGAGCTATCGCACCGGGACGCAGAACGGCACCGCGTTCGTCTTGCCATTGCCCTTCGAATTCTAG
- a CDS encoding DUF1501 domain-containing protein codes for MKKTPPDDLRPARRTFLKAAAGFMGSTLLGGVPFRAFAQATNLAPPDRCFVFVYFAGGWDQLLAFDPRDPDEFTPDRVTETRILPGYSLLSTDTRFQTKPIIPAEKPGVGRSNITFGPAVGRLADHYDLMTVVRGINMTTLGHEVGYRYFLTGKQPNGSAARGSSTATEIVGQMKPTVPIASIAYNIESYNDRYAGYANALRVSGLNDLVLTLSPSTRQLDSDIEKQLVDFNGQPISCEEAAYGARGVGTTYENSRGQMSAVMANKLSDAFKFQNATEAGGLLDFYGLRNQAFPFNSAAGRAATVATALKKGISQCVSINLTGGLDTHFGTQLTHASNLRVGFDALALLVDDLRRSTHPSGGNFMDHTTIMVFSEFARTPLINSQGGRDHHLCSSCMLMGAGVKHNYVFGRSGDIGMAPGTFDLRTGAADPSGTNIFPEHVIATVLASAKLDYSITRVDPLRPILA; via the coding sequence ATGAAGAAGACGCCCCCCGACGACTTGCGTCCCGCGCGCCGGACCTTCCTCAAGGCCGCCGCGGGCTTCATGGGCTCCACGCTGCTGGGTGGTGTGCCCTTCCGCGCCTTCGCCCAGGCGACGAACCTGGCGCCCCCGGACCGCTGCTTCGTCTTCGTCTATTTCGCGGGAGGGTGGGATCAGCTCCTCGCCTTCGACCCGCGAGACCCGGACGAGTTCACCCCGGACCGCGTCACGGAGACGCGCATCCTCCCGGGCTACAGCCTGCTGTCCACGGACACGCGCTTCCAGACGAAGCCCATCATCCCCGCCGAGAAGCCGGGCGTGGGCCGCAGCAACATCACCTTCGGTCCCGCGGTGGGCCGGCTGGCGGACCACTACGACCTGATGACCGTGGTGCGCGGCATCAACATGACCACGCTCGGTCACGAGGTGGGCTACCGCTACTTCCTCACGGGCAAGCAGCCCAACGGCAGCGCGGCGCGCGGCTCGTCCACGGCGACGGAGATCGTGGGGCAGATGAAGCCCACGGTGCCCATCGCCTCCATCGCGTACAACATCGAGTCGTACAACGACCGGTACGCGGGCTACGCCAACGCGCTGCGCGTCAGCGGCCTCAACGACCTGGTGCTCACGCTGTCGCCCAGCACGCGCCAGCTCGACAGCGATATCGAGAAGCAGCTCGTCGACTTCAACGGCCAGCCCATCTCGTGCGAGGAGGCCGCCTACGGCGCGCGCGGCGTGGGCACCACGTACGAGAACAGCCGCGGCCAGATGAGCGCGGTCATGGCCAACAAGCTGAGTGACGCGTTCAAGTTCCAGAACGCCACCGAGGCCGGCGGCCTGCTGGACTTCTACGGCCTGCGCAACCAGGCCTTCCCGTTCAACAGCGCGGCGGGGCGCGCGGCCACCGTGGCCACGGCGCTGAAGAAGGGCATCAGCCAGTGCGTGTCCATCAACCTGACGGGCGGCCTGGACACCCACTTCGGCACGCAGCTCACGCACGCGAGCAACCTGCGCGTGGGCTTCGACGCGCTGGCGCTCCTGGTGGATGACCTCCGGCGAAGCACGCACCCGAGTGGTGGCAACTTCATGGACCACACCACCATCATGGTGTTCAGCGAGTTCGCCCGTACGCCGCTCATCAACAGCCAGGGCGGTCGCGACCACCACCTGTGCAGCAGCTGCATGCTCATGGGCGCGGGCGTGAAGCACAACTACGTGTTCGGCCGCAGCGGCGACATTGGCATGGCGCCCGGCACGTTCGACCTGCGCACTGGCGCCGCCGACCCCAGCGGCACGAACATCTTCCCCGAGCACGTCATCGCCACGGTGCTGGCCTCGGCGAAGCTGGACTACAGCATCACCCGCGTGGACCCCTTGCGTCCCATCCTCGCCTGA
- a CDS encoding DUF1585 domain-containing protein — protein sequence MPSVRCLGLLAGAAILLSLPASAEDAVCAPVAKVPLERHLRQLSLDLLGRPPTLEEYQVVQAKGSITAEDIQAMMKQESFYQRMRTYHRALLRSNISASVYDAGDSRVGGAGTATSAYGFANNPSAGLRGLNGVTCDSYIAQDDCNKLGADGKPLFPAQDPHAEPAVTEKKCRDEKGVPLPVSYDYDTSYYKCTQLDVTDTTLTDCTVAKSKPDVLPAKYLYFCDMRRIANGTLHPFLCLPDPAKNTTSALTVEQTDTGGNVVAFAHPNPETNPTLARLDRCTLTLNKRNNVNGTYAPPRGCLEREGYVMKPAPYWATTADPVKVCAIEAQERPANPWTLESCETTRFVTDRTCGCGVGMRRCEVTAVHNARVAAFNQEPERIADSVLRRDEPYFNILTTRRSFINGTLAEFYRQKQGVGVFSVNAPGGVDALPALAYSDVDTWTEYTRDAPHSGILTTPAFLYRFPTQRSRVNEFYDSFLCKTFSPAQDASLPPPEDACNRENNLAKRCGCNYCHATIEPTGAHWGRYGERVALYLPPDQFPRYDPKCRDCALNGDTSCGGECAQYVMQAYDGDGANSLGLLKTYLYRTADEEKNIEGGPALLVQRMMQTGDLERCAVKRIWNEFLGRPMTAEEQSMYLVPFSQDFAKSGHRLKALIERVVMSDAYRRID from the coding sequence GTGCCCTCAGTGCGTTGCCTCGGCCTGCTGGCTGGCGCCGCGATTCTGCTCTCGCTGCCAGCTTCCGCTGAGGACGCGGTCTGCGCTCCTGTTGCGAAGGTTCCGCTGGAGCGTCACCTGCGTCAGCTCTCCCTCGACTTGTTGGGCCGTCCGCCGACCCTGGAGGAATACCAGGTCGTCCAGGCCAAGGGCTCCATCACCGCCGAAGACATCCAGGCGATGATGAAGCAAGAGTCCTTCTACCAGCGGATGCGCACGTATCACCGCGCGCTGCTGCGCTCGAACATCAGCGCGAGCGTCTACGATGCGGGTGACTCGCGCGTTGGCGGCGCGGGTACGGCGACGAGCGCCTACGGCTTCGCGAACAACCCCTCCGCGGGATTGCGCGGCCTCAACGGCGTCACCTGCGACTCGTACATCGCGCAGGACGACTGCAACAAGCTGGGCGCGGACGGCAAGCCGCTGTTCCCCGCGCAGGATCCGCACGCGGAGCCCGCCGTCACGGAGAAGAAGTGCCGCGACGAGAAGGGCGTGCCGCTGCCGGTCAGCTACGACTACGACACCAGCTATTACAAGTGCACGCAGCTCGACGTGACGGACACCACGCTCACGGACTGCACCGTGGCGAAGTCCAAGCCGGACGTGCTGCCGGCCAAGTACCTCTACTTCTGTGACATGCGGCGCATCGCCAACGGCACGCTGCATCCGTTCCTCTGCCTGCCGGACCCGGCGAAGAACACCACCTCCGCGCTGACGGTGGAGCAGACGGACACCGGCGGCAACGTGGTGGCCTTCGCGCACCCGAACCCGGAGACGAACCCGACGCTGGCGCGCTTGGACCGCTGCACGCTGACGCTCAACAAGCGCAACAACGTGAACGGCACCTACGCCCCGCCGCGCGGCTGTCTGGAGCGCGAGGGCTACGTGATGAAGCCCGCGCCTTACTGGGCCACCACCGCGGACCCCGTGAAGGTCTGCGCCATCGAGGCGCAGGAGCGCCCCGCGAACCCGTGGACGCTGGAGTCCTGCGAGACGACCCGCTTCGTCACCGACCGCACCTGCGGCTGCGGCGTGGGCATGCGGCGCTGTGAGGTGACCGCGGTGCACAATGCGCGCGTCGCCGCGTTCAACCAGGAGCCGGAGCGCATCGCGGACTCGGTGCTGCGCCGGGACGAGCCGTACTTCAACATCCTCACCACGCGCCGCTCCTTCATCAACGGCACGCTCGCCGAGTTCTACCGGCAGAAGCAGGGCGTGGGGGTCTTCAGCGTCAACGCGCCCGGCGGTGTGGATGCGCTGCCCGCGCTGGCCTACTCGGACGTGGACACCTGGACGGAGTACACGCGCGACGCGCCGCACTCGGGCATCCTCACCACGCCGGCGTTCCTCTATCGCTTCCCCACCCAGCGCTCGCGCGTCAACGAGTTCTACGACTCGTTCCTCTGCAAGACGTTCTCACCCGCGCAGGATGCCTCGCTGCCTCCGCCCGAGGATGCGTGCAACCGCGAGAACAACCTGGCCAAGCGCTGCGGCTGCAACTACTGCCACGCCACCATCGAGCCCACGGGCGCGCACTGGGGCCGCTACGGTGAGCGCGTCGCGCTGTACCTGCCGCCCGACCAGTTCCCCCGCTACGACCCGAAGTGCCGCGACTGCGCGCTCAACGGCGACACGAGCTGCGGTGGCGAGTGCGCGCAGTACGTGATGCAGGCCTACGACGGCGACGGCGCCAACTCGCTGGGCCTCCTGAAGACGTACCTGTACCGCACCGCGGACGAGGAGAAGAACATCGAGGGCGGCCCGGCGCTGCTGGTGCAGCGGATGATGCAGACGGGCGACCTGGAGCGCTGCGCCGTCAAGCGCATCTGGAACGAGTTCCTTGGCCGGCCCATGACGGCCGAGGAGCAGTCGATGTACCTGGTGCCCTTCTCGCAGGACTTCGCCAAGAGCGGCCACCGCCTCAAGGCGCTCATCGAGCGCGTGGTGATGTCCGACGCCTACCGGAGGATCGACTGA
- a CDS encoding DUF420 domain-containing protein, which yields MSTAASASTPPRVSDRAFFVFTGVVSAVALAFLGWLLLIRRGGAVGGSVDLRFLPAVNASLNATAAVLLIAGWVAIKRGARKVHQYLMVGAFAASALFLVCYIAYHYVHGDTRYVGDWRGLYLCVLASHVLLSISVVPMALVAFYFAWRRDFARHRNVTRWLAPIWTYVSITGVLVFFMLRGGMPAA from the coding sequence ATGTCCACCGCCGCCTCCGCCTCCACGCCCCCGCGGGTGTCCGACCGCGCTTTCTTCGTCTTTACCGGTGTGGTCTCCGCTGTCGCACTCGCCTTCCTGGGTTGGCTCCTGCTCATCCGCCGAGGCGGCGCGGTGGGGGGGAGCGTGGACCTGCGGTTCCTGCCCGCGGTCAACGCGAGCCTGAACGCCACCGCGGCGGTGCTCCTCATCGCCGGCTGGGTGGCCATCAAGCGGGGCGCGCGGAAGGTGCACCAGTACCTCATGGTGGGGGCCTTCGCGGCGTCGGCGCTCTTCCTCGTCTGCTACATCGCCTACCACTACGTCCACGGCGATACCCGCTACGTCGGAGACTGGCGCGGCCTGTACCTGTGCGTGCTGGCCAGCCACGTCCTGTTGTCCATCTCCGTGGTGCCCATGGCGCTGGTGGCCTTCTACTTCGCGTGGCGCCGCGACTTCGCCCGTCACCGGAACGTGACGCGCTGGCTCGCCCCCATCTGGACCTACGTGTCCATCACCGGCGTGCTCGTGTTCTTCATGCTGCGCGGGGGCATGCCAGCCGCGTAG
- a CDS encoding LysR family transcriptional regulator, producing MNERLSGISTFVQAVDAGSFAEAAERMRLTRSAVGKTIARLEHRLGVRLFHRTTRRQSLTEDGQAFYERCVRALGELDAAEAALDSGRREPTGRLRVSVPVLFGRHCVAPLLMTLAKQYPRLEVELSFNDRAVDLVNEGFDLGVRVGSLPDSASLAARHLGTQAMGICASPAYLAAHGWPATLDALASHTGIVYGSFGNDKGWHVRDTEGRIREIRIASRIRFDDVQAIADAAIAGAGLAWLPCWLLGRYVRSGELSLVLDAERVVSAEIHAVWPKTRYLPSKTRAAIDLLAAEIPKVLHRPVTADK from the coding sequence ATGAATGAGCGACTGAGTGGCATCTCCACGTTCGTCCAGGCCGTGGACGCGGGGAGCTTCGCGGAGGCCGCCGAGCGGATGCGGCTGACGCGCTCGGCGGTGGGGAAGACCATCGCGCGGCTGGAGCACCGGCTGGGCGTGCGCCTGTTCCACCGGACCACGCGACGCCAGAGCCTCACCGAGGACGGGCAGGCGTTCTACGAGCGCTGCGTGCGTGCGCTGGGCGAGCTGGATGCGGCCGAGGCCGCGCTCGACTCGGGCCGACGCGAGCCGACCGGGCGTCTGCGCGTCAGCGTGCCGGTGCTGTTCGGACGCCACTGCGTGGCCCCGCTGCTGATGACGCTGGCGAAGCAGTACCCGCGCCTGGAGGTGGAGCTGTCCTTCAACGACCGCGCGGTGGACCTGGTCAACGAGGGGTTCGACCTCGGCGTGCGCGTGGGCAGCCTGCCGGACAGCGCGAGCCTCGCCGCGCGACACCTGGGCACTCAGGCCATGGGCATCTGCGCGTCGCCGGCGTACCTGGCGGCGCATGGGTGGCCCGCCACGCTCGACGCGCTGGCGTCGCACACGGGCATCGTCTACGGCAGCTTCGGCAACGACAAGGGCTGGCACGTGCGCGACACGGAGGGGCGCATCCGCGAGATTCGCATCGCCAGCCGCATCCGCTTCGATGACGTGCAGGCCATCGCCGACGCGGCCATCGCGGGCGCGGGGCTCGCGTGGCTGCCGTGCTGGTTGCTGGGCCGCTACGTGCGCTCCGGGGAGCTGTCGCTGGTGCTGGACGCGGAGCGCGTGGTCTCCGCCGAGATTCACGCCGTCTGGCCCAAGACGCGCTACCTCCCGTCGAAGACCCGCGCCGCCATCGACCTCTTGGCGGCGGAGATTCCCAAGGTGCTGCACCGCCCGGTGACCGCCGACAAGTGA